A single Pirellulales bacterium DNA region contains:
- a CDS encoding CrcB family protein, giving the protein GGEWFTRDHLRLLFAVGLAGGYTTFSSFEWESYDLIRDNQSLFGTIYVVGSVVVGLIALRIGVALGRI; this is encoded by the coding sequence CGGCGGCGAGTGGTTCACTCGCGATCACCTTCGACTATTGTTCGCCGTTGGGCTGGCCGGCGGCTACACGACGTTCTCATCGTTCGAGTGGGAAAGCTACGACCTGATTCGCGACAATCAAAGTTTGTTCGGTACAATCTACGTTGTCGGCAGCGTGGTGGTCGGATTGATCGCCTTGCGGATTGGCGTGGCGCTGGGGAGGATTTGA